In one Modestobacter sp. L9-4 genomic region, the following are encoded:
- the rpsC gene encoding 30S ribosomal protein S3, whose amino-acid sequence MGQKVNPHGFRLGITTDYKSRWYADKLYADYVKEDVAIRKLMGKGMERAGISKVEIERTRDRVRVDIHTARPGIVIGRRGAEADRIRGELEKLTGKQVQLNILEVKNPESDAQLVAQGVAEQLSSRVSFRRAMRKAMQSAQRSPQVKGIRVQCSGRLGGTEMSRSEFYREGRVPLHTLRANIDYGIYEARTTFGRIGVKVWIYKGDASGSRAEREALEALAQRQQRRERAQRPQRRSGSSGTTAGGTEAGRAAAEGTGPVEDTTVTAVAATSGEVAPEQSVGEAAGAEGTAVAQAAGAENTEA is encoded by the coding sequence GTGGGTCAGAAGGTCAACCCGCACGGGTTCCGGCTCGGCATCACCACCGACTACAAGTCCCGGTGGTACGCGGACAAGCTGTACGCGGACTACGTCAAGGAGGACGTGGCGATCCGCAAGCTCATGGGCAAGGGCATGGAGCGCGCCGGCATCTCGAAGGTGGAGATCGAGCGCACCCGTGACCGCGTCCGCGTGGACATCCACACCGCCCGGCCGGGCATCGTCATCGGCCGCCGCGGCGCGGAGGCCGACCGCATCCGCGGTGAGCTCGAGAAGCTCACCGGCAAGCAGGTCCAGCTGAACATCCTCGAGGTGAAGAACCCCGAGTCCGACGCGCAGCTGGTCGCCCAGGGTGTCGCCGAGCAGCTGTCCAGCCGCGTGAGCTTCCGTCGTGCCATGCGCAAGGCGATGCAGTCCGCGCAGCGCAGCCCGCAGGTCAAGGGCATCCGGGTGCAGTGCTCCGGGCGCCTGGGCGGCACCGAGATGAGCCGTTCGGAGTTCTACCGCGAGGGTCGTGTCCCGCTGCACACCCTCCGGGCGAACATCGACTACGGCATCTACGAGGCCCGCACGACCTTCGGCCGCATCGGCGTGAAGGTCTGGATCTACAAGGGCGACGCCAGCGGTTCGCGCGCCGAGCGGGAGGCCCTTGAGGCCCTCGCCCAGCGTCAGCAGCGCCGTGAGCGGGCCCAGCGCCCGCAGCGCCGGTCGGGTTCGTCGGGCACCACCGCCGGCGGCACCGAGGCCGGTCGCGCGGCAGCCGAGGGCACCGGCCCGGTGGAGGACACCACGGTCACCGCCGTGGCTGCCACCTCCGGCGAGGTCGCTCCCGAGCAGAGCGTCGGCGAGGCTGCCGGCGCCGAGGGCACCGCCGTGGCTCAGGCCGCCGGTGCCGAGAACACGGAGGCCTGA
- the rpsS gene encoding 30S ribosomal protein S19 translates to MPRSLKKGPFVDDHLLAKVDVQNDKGTKNVIRTWSRRSTIIPDMLGHTIAVHDGRKHVPVFVTEAMVGHKLGEFAPTRTFRGHIKDDRRSRRG, encoded by the coding sequence ATGCCACGCAGCCTGAAGAAGGGCCCGTTCGTCGACGACCACCTGCTCGCCAAGGTGGACGTCCAGAACGACAAGGGCACCAAGAACGTCATCCGCACCTGGTCGCGGCGTTCGACGATCATCCCCGACATGCTCGGGCACACGATCGCCGTGCACGACGGCCGCAAGCACGTCCCGGTGTTCGTCACCGAGGCGATGGTCGGGCACAAGCTCGGCGAGTTCGCGCCCACGCGCACCTTCCGTGGGCACATCAAGGACGACCGTCGCTCGCGGCGCGGCTGA
- the rplB gene encoding 50S ribosomal protein L2 — MAIRKYKPTTPGRRGSSVADFAEVTRDHPEKSLVRPLHGRGGRNAHGRITTRHQGGGHKRAYRLIDFRRADKDGVPAKVAHIEYDPNRTSRIALLHFADGEKRYIIAPAKLSQGDLVECGPAADIKPGNNLPLRNIPVGTVIHAIELRPGGGAKIARSAGTSVQLVAREGRFAQLRMPSGEIRNVDVRCRATIGEVGNAEQSNINWGKAGRMRWKGKRPTVRGVAMNPVDHPHGGGEGKTSGGRHPVNPKGKPEGRTRKRKASDALIVRRRRTNKKR, encoded by the coding sequence ATGGCCATCCGTAAGTACAAGCCGACGACGCCGGGCCGCCGCGGCTCGTCCGTCGCCGACTTCGCCGAGGTCACCCGCGACCACCCCGAGAAGTCGCTGGTCCGGCCGTTGCACGGCCGGGGTGGGCGCAACGCCCACGGGCGCATCACCACGCGCCACCAGGGCGGCGGGCACAAGCGCGCCTACCGGCTGATCGACTTCCGCCGGGCGGACAAGGACGGCGTGCCGGCCAAGGTCGCGCACATCGAGTACGACCCCAACCGCACGTCGCGCATCGCGCTGCTGCACTTCGCCGACGGGGAGAAGCGCTACATCATCGCCCCGGCGAAGCTGTCGCAGGGCGACCTGGTGGAGTGCGGCCCGGCCGCCGACATCAAGCCCGGCAACAACCTGCCGCTGCGCAACATCCCGGTCGGCACGGTCATCCACGCCATCGAGCTGCGGCCCGGTGGCGGCGCGAAGATCGCCCGCTCGGCCGGCACGAGCGTCCAGCTGGTCGCCCGTGAGGGCCGCTTCGCCCAGCTGCGCATGCCGTCCGGCGAGATCCGCAACGTCGACGTCCGCTGCCGCGCGACGATCGGCGAGGTCGGCAACGCCGAGCAGTCGAACATCAACTGGGGCAAGGCCGGCCGCATGCGGTGGAAGGGCAAGCGCCCCACCGTCCGTGGTGTCGCCATGAACCCGGTCGACCACCCGCACGGTGGTGGTGAGGGCAAGACCTCCGGTGGCCGGCACCCGGTCAACCCGAAGGGCAAGCCGGAGGGCCGTACGCGCAAGCGCAAGGCCAGTGATGCCCTGATCGTGCGCCGCCGGCGCACCAACAAGAAGCGCTGA
- the rplW gene encoding 50S ribosomal protein L23, with product MSVRDPRDVLLSPVISEKSYGLLDQNKYTFIVRPDANKTQIKIAVQQVFNVKVLAVNTINRQGKRKRSKGALMGKRKDTKRAIVSVAPGDRIELFGGPGA from the coding sequence ATGAGCGTCCGCGACCCCCGGGACGTCCTGCTGTCCCCGGTGATCTCCGAGAAGAGCTACGGCCTCCTCGACCAGAACAAGTACACGTTCATCGTGCGTCCCGACGCCAACAAGACCCAGATCAAGATCGCTGTGCAGCAGGTCTTCAACGTGAAGGTCCTCGCCGTCAACACGATCAACCGTCAGGGGAAGAGGAAGCGCTCGAAGGGCGCTCTGATGGGCAAGCGCAAGGACACCAAGCGCGCCATCGTCTCCGTGGCCCCCGGCGACCGCATCGAGCTCTTCGGGGGCCCGGGCGCCTGA
- the rplD gene encoding 50S ribosomal protein L4: protein MSQSIAESKAQARTDRQVPVRTPAGETTGSVTLPGELFDANANVSLMHQVVVAQLAAARQGTHSTKTRAEVSGTGAKPYRQKGTGRARQGSLRAPQFSGGGISHGPKPRDYEQKTPKKMKAAALRGALSDRAREDRVHVVTAFVEGDAPSTKSALKVLTSISTAKRVLVVLDRDDVLNWVSLRNVPQVHLIEAGQLNTYDVLVADEVVFTEVALAEFVSGPARGGKSGASVELPDLTTPSIPGAIPSVEGQGTTDLDLGEAPVDPTPVAQAASTVPVADVTTPAEAARADVSTDDTEEKA from the coding sequence GTGAGCCAGTCGATCGCCGAGTCCAAGGCACAGGCGCGGACCGACCGTCAGGTCCCGGTCCGTACGCCGGCGGGGGAGACCACCGGGAGCGTCACGCTTCCCGGTGAGCTCTTCGACGCCAACGCCAACGTCTCCCTGATGCACCAGGTCGTCGTGGCCCAGCTGGCCGCGGCCCGCCAGGGCACGCACTCGACCAAGACGCGCGCCGAGGTCAGCGGCACCGGTGCCAAGCCGTACCGGCAGAAGGGCACCGGCCGCGCCCGTCAGGGCTCGCTCCGAGCCCCGCAGTTCTCCGGCGGTGGCATCTCGCACGGCCCCAAGCCGCGCGACTACGAGCAGAAGACCCCCAAGAAGATGAAGGCGGCCGCCCTGCGCGGTGCCCTCTCCGACCGGGCCCGCGAGGACCGCGTCCACGTGGTCACCGCGTTCGTCGAGGGCGACGCCCCGTCGACCAAGTCCGCGCTGAAGGTCCTGACCTCGATCAGCACCGCCAAGCGCGTGCTGGTCGTCCTCGACCGCGACGACGTCCTCAACTGGGTCAGCCTGCGCAACGTGCCGCAGGTGCACCTGATCGAGGCCGGCCAGCTCAACACCTACGACGTGCTGGTGGCCGACGAGGTCGTCTTCACCGAGGTCGCGCTGGCCGAGTTCGTGTCCGGTCCGGCCCGGGGCGGGAAGAGCGGCGCGTCCGTCGAGCTCCCCGACCTGACCACGCCGAGCATCCCGGGTGCCATCCCCTCCGTCGAGGGCCAGGGCACCACGGACCTCGACCTGGGCGAGGCCCCGGTCGACCCCACGCCGGTCGCCCAGGCAGCCAGCACCGTGCCGGTCGCCGACGTGACCACGCCGGCCGAGGCCGCCCGTGCCGACGTCAGCACCGATGACACCGAGGAGAAGGCATGA
- the rplC gene encoding 50S ribosomal protein L3 has product MASTFRGLLGEKLGMTQVFDENNRIVPVTVVKAGPCVVTQVRTPEKDGYSAVQLGFGAIDPRKVNRPEGGHFAKAGVTPRRHLVELRTEDASDYTVGQELTVEVLSDVTKVDVTGTSKGKGTAGVMKRHGFKGLGAGHGTHRKHRAPGSIGGASTPGRVFKGVRMAGRMGHVTTTTQSLKVHKVDAENGLVLIKGAVPGPRGGLLLVRSAVKGGPVGSDTK; this is encoded by the coding sequence ATGGCGAGCACATTCCGTGGTCTCCTCGGCGAGAAGCTGGGCATGACCCAGGTCTTCGACGAGAACAACCGCATCGTGCCGGTGACCGTCGTCAAGGCGGGCCCGTGCGTGGTCACCCAGGTCCGTACGCCTGAGAAGGACGGCTACTCCGCCGTCCAGCTCGGCTTCGGCGCGATCGACCCCCGCAAGGTGAACCGCCCCGAGGGCGGGCACTTCGCCAAGGCGGGCGTCACGCCGCGACGGCACCTGGTCGAGCTGCGCACCGAGGACGCCTCCGACTACACGGTGGGCCAGGAGCTGACCGTCGAGGTCCTCTCCGACGTCACCAAGGTCGACGTCACGGGCACCAGCAAGGGCAAGGGCACTGCCGGTGTCATGAAGCGTCACGGGTTCAAGGGCCTGGGCGCCGGACACGGCACGCACCGCAAGCACCGCGCGCCGGGCTCGATCGGCGGGGCCTCGACCCCGGGTCGCGTCTTCAAGGGCGTGCGCATGGCCGGGCGGATGGGCCACGTCACCACGACGACCCAGTCGCTGAAGGTCCACAAGGTCGATGCGGAGAACGGGCTGGTGCTCATCAAGGGCGCCGTCCCCGGTCCGCGTGGTGGGCTCCTGCTCGTCCGCTCTGCGGTCAAGGGCGGGCCCGTGGGGAGTGACACCAAGTGA
- the rpsJ gene encoding 30S ribosomal protein S10: protein MAGQKIRIRLKAYDHEAIDASARRIVETVTKTGARVVGPVPLPTEKNVYCVIRSPHKYKDSREHFEMRTHKRLIDILDPTPKTVDALMRIDLPASVDVNIQ, encoded by the coding sequence ATGGCGGGACAGAAGATCCGCATCCGGCTGAAGGCCTACGACCACGAGGCGATCGATGCCTCGGCTCGTCGCATCGTCGAGACGGTGACGAAGACCGGTGCGCGCGTCGTCGGCCCCGTGCCGCTGCCGACGGAGAAGAACGTGTACTGCGTCATCCGCTCGCCGCACAAGTACAAGGACTCGCGCGAGCACTTCGAGATGCGCACCCACAAGCGGCTCATCGACATCCTCGACCCGACACCGAAGACGGTCGACGCGCTCATGCGCATCGACCTGCCGGCCTCGGTCGACGTCAACATCCAGTAA
- the tuf gene encoding elongation factor Tu — protein sequence MAKAKFERTKPHVNIGTIGHIDHGKTTLTAAITKVLHDKYPDLNEASAFDQIDKAPEEKARGITISIAHVEYQTENRHYAHVDCPGHADYIKNMITGAAQMDGAILVVAATDGPMPQTKEHVLLARQVGVPYIVVALNKADMVDDEEILELVELEVRELLSEYEFPGDDLPVVRVSALKALEGDAEWGDKLMELMNAVDSAIPEPVREIDMPFLMPVEDVFTITGRGTVVTGRVERGIVKVSEEIEIVGIRPTSSKTTVTGVEMFRKLLDQGQAGDNVGLLLRGIKREDVERGQVVVKPGSITPHTNFEGSVYILSKDEGGRHTPFFNNYRPQFYFRTTDVTGVVTLPAGTEMVMPGDNTEMSVELIQPIAMEEGLRFAIREGGRTVGAGRVVKINK from the coding sequence GTGGCCAAGGCCAAGTTCGAGCGGACCAAGCCGCACGTCAACATCGGCACCATCGGGCACATCGACCATGGGAAGACGACGCTGACCGCGGCGATCACCAAGGTCCTGCACGACAAGTACCCGGACCTCAACGAGGCGTCTGCGTTCGACCAGATCGACAAGGCGCCCGAGGAGAAGGCCCGCGGCATCACGATCTCGATCGCCCACGTCGAGTACCAGACCGAGAACCGGCACTACGCGCACGTCGACTGCCCCGGGCACGCCGACTACATCAAGAACATGATCACCGGTGCCGCGCAGATGGACGGCGCGATCCTGGTGGTTGCCGCCACCGACGGCCCGATGCCGCAGACCAAGGAGCACGTGCTCCTGGCCCGCCAGGTCGGTGTCCCCTACATCGTCGTGGCGCTCAACAAGGCCGACATGGTCGACGACGAGGAGATCCTCGAGCTCGTCGAGCTGGAGGTCCGTGAGCTCCTCAGCGAGTACGAGTTCCCGGGCGACGACCTCCCCGTGGTCCGCGTCTCGGCGCTGAAGGCCCTCGAGGGCGACGCCGAGTGGGGCGACAAGCTCATGGAGCTCATGAACGCCGTGGACTCGGCCATCCCCGAGCCCGTGCGTGAGATCGACATGCCGTTCCTCATGCCCGTCGAGGACGTCTTCACCATCACCGGTCGCGGCACCGTCGTCACCGGTCGCGTGGAGCGCGGCATCGTCAAGGTCTCCGAGGAGATCGAGATCGTCGGCATCCGCCCGACCTCGTCGAAGACGACGGTCACCGGTGTCGAGATGTTCCGCAAGCTGCTCGACCAGGGCCAGGCCGGCGACAACGTCGGGCTGCTCCTGCGCGGCATCAAGCGCGAGGACGTCGAGCGTGGCCAGGTCGTCGTGAAGCCGGGTTCCATCACCCCGCACACGAACTTCGAGGGCTCCGTCTACATCCTCTCGAAGGACGAGGGCGGCCGTCACACGCCGTTCTTCAACAACTACCGTCCCCAGTTCTACTTCCGGACCACGGACGTGACCGGCGTGGTGACCCTGCCCGCCGGCACCGAGATGGTCATGCCCGGTGACAACACCGAGATGTCGGTCGAGCTGATCCAGCCGATCGCCATGGAGGAAGGCCTGCGCTTCGCCATCCGCGAGGGTGGCCGGACCGTCGGCGCCGGCCGGGTCGTCAAGATCAACAAGTGA
- the fusA gene encoding elongation factor G, with protein MAQNQDQLARTRNIGIMAHIDAGKTTTTERILFYTGINYKIGEVHDGAATMDWMEQEQERGITITSAATKCTWNGHDINIIDTPGHVDFTVEVERSLRVLDGAVAVYDGVAGVEPQTEQVWRQAEKYSVPRMCFVNKLDRTGADFFRCVDMMVERLNANALVLQLPIGAEADFIGVVDLVQMKALTWRGETKMGEDYAIEDIPAELADQAAEYREKLLENIADFDDSLMEDYLAGEEIDVARLKAAIRKATIAGEVNPVLTGTAFKNKGVQPLLDAVVDYLPSPLDIEAIVGTALDGETEVLRHADENEPFSALAFKIQTDQHLGKLTYIRVYSGKLEAGSPVLNSTKDRKERVGKIYQMHANKREERSGVGAGEIVAVNGMKNTTTGDTLCDPQKPVILESMTFPAPVISVAIEPKTKSDQEKLGTAIQKLAEEDPTFQVRLDEETGQTVISGMGELHLEILVDRMRREFNVEANVGKPQVAYRETIRKAVERYDYTHKKQTGGSGQFAKVQIAIEPLVMTADSATYEFENKVTGGRIPREYIPSVDQGMQDAMQYGILAGYPMVGVKASLLDGAYHEVDSSEMAFKIAGSIAFKEAARKASPALLEPIMAVEVVTPEDNMGDVIGDLNSRRGTIQAMEERSGARVVKALVPLSEMFGYVGDLRSRTQGRASYTMVFDTYAEVPANVAKEIIAKATGE; from the coding sequence ATGGCCCAGAACCAGGACCAACTCGCCAGGACCCGCAACATCGGGATCATGGCGCACATCGACGCCGGCAAGACGACGACGACCGAGCGGATCCTCTTCTACACCGGTATCAACTACAAGATCGGTGAAGTCCACGACGGCGCTGCCACGATGGACTGGATGGAGCAGGAGCAGGAGCGCGGCATCACGATCACGTCGGCCGCGACGAAGTGCACCTGGAACGGCCACGACATCAACATCATCGACACCCCGGGGCACGTCGACTTCACCGTCGAGGTGGAGCGGTCCCTGCGCGTGCTCGACGGTGCGGTCGCGGTCTACGACGGTGTCGCCGGTGTCGAGCCGCAGACCGAGCAGGTCTGGCGGCAGGCGGAGAAGTACAGCGTCCCGCGCATGTGCTTCGTCAACAAGCTCGACCGCACCGGTGCCGACTTCTTCCGCTGCGTCGACATGATGGTGGAGCGGCTCAACGCCAACGCGCTGGTCCTGCAGCTGCCGATCGGTGCTGAGGCCGACTTCATCGGCGTCGTCGACCTGGTGCAGATGAAGGCCCTCACCTGGCGCGGTGAGACCAAGATGGGCGAGGACTACGCCATCGAGGACATCCCCGCCGAGCTGGCCGACCAGGCCGCCGAGTACCGCGAGAAGCTCCTCGAGAACATCGCGGACTTCGACGACTCGCTGATGGAGGACTACCTCGCCGGCGAGGAGATCGACGTCGCCCGGCTCAAGGCAGCCATCCGCAAGGCCACCATCGCCGGCGAGGTGAACCCAGTCCTCACCGGCACCGCGTTCAAGAACAAGGGCGTGCAGCCCCTGCTCGACGCCGTCGTGGACTACCTGCCCAGCCCGCTGGACATCGAGGCCATCGTCGGCACCGCGCTCGACGGTGAGACCGAGGTCCTGCGTCACGCCGACGAGAACGAGCCGTTCTCCGCGCTGGCCTTCAAGATCCAGACCGACCAGCACCTCGGCAAGCTGACCTACATCCGCGTGTACTCGGGCAAGCTCGAGGCCGGTTCCCCGGTGCTGAACAGCACCAAGGACCGCAAGGAGCGGGTCGGCAAGATCTACCAGATGCACGCCAACAAGCGCGAGGAGCGCTCGGGCGTGGGTGCCGGTGAGATCGTCGCCGTCAACGGCATGAAGAACACGACGACGGGTGACACGCTCTGCGACCCGCAGAAGCCGGTCATCCTCGAGTCGATGACCTTCCCGGCGCCGGTCATCTCGGTCGCCATCGAGCCGAAGACGAAGAGCGACCAGGAGAAGCTGGGCACGGCCATCCAGAAGCTGGCCGAGGAGGACCCGACGTTCCAGGTCCGCCTCGACGAGGAGACCGGTCAGACGGTCATCTCCGGCATGGGTGAGCTGCACCTGGAGATCCTGGTCGACCGCATGCGGCGTGAGTTCAACGTCGAGGCCAACGTCGGCAAGCCGCAGGTGGCCTACCGCGAGACGATCCGCAAGGCCGTCGAGCGCTACGACTACACGCACAAGAAGCAGACCGGTGGCTCCGGCCAGTTCGCGAAGGTCCAGATCGCCATCGAGCCGCTCGTGATGACCGCGGACTCGGCGACCTACGAGTTCGAGAACAAGGTCACCGGTGGTCGCATCCCGCGGGAGTACATCCCCTCGGTCGACCAGGGCATGCAGGACGCCATGCAGTACGGCATCCTCGCCGGCTACCCGATGGTGGGCGTCAAGGCCTCGCTGCTGGACGGCGCCTACCACGAGGTCGACTCCTCGGAGATGGCCTTCAAGATCGCCGGCTCGATCGCCTTCAAGGAGGCGGCGCGCAAGGCCAGCCCGGCTCTGCTGGAGCCGATCATGGCCGTCGAGGTCGTCACCCCCGAGGACAACATGGGCGACGTCATCGGCGACCTGAACTCCCGCCGCGGCACCATCCAGGCGATGGAGGAGCGCTCCGGCGCCCGAGTCGTCAAGGCGCTGGTCCCGCTGTCGGAGATGTTCGGCTACGTGGGTGACCTGCGCAGCCGCACCCAGGGACGGGCGAGCTACACCATGGTGTTCGACACCTACGCTGAGGTGCCGGCCAACGTCGCCAAGGAGATCATCGCCAAGGCGACCGGCGAATGA
- the rpsG gene encoding 30S ribosomal protein S7, with the protein MPRKGPAPKRPLVIDPVFQSQLVTQLVNKVLVDGKRSIAEAIVYGALEGVRAKADTDPVVVLKRALDNVKPALEVRSRRVGGATYQVPIEVRPSRSTTLGLRWLIQYSRARREKTMTERLMNELLDASNGLGAAVKRREDTHKMAESNKAFAHYRW; encoded by the coding sequence ATGCCTCGCAAGGGCCCCGCGCCGAAGCGTCCGCTGGTCATCGACCCGGTCTTCCAGTCCCAGCTGGTCACCCAGCTGGTGAACAAGGTGCTCGTCGACGGCAAGCGCTCGATCGCCGAGGCGATCGTCTACGGCGCCCTCGAGGGCGTCCGCGCCAAGGCCGACACCGACCCGGTCGTCGTGCTCAAGCGCGCGCTGGACAACGTGAAGCCCGCCCTGGAGGTCCGCAGCCGCCGTGTCGGTGGCGCCACCTACCAGGTGCCGATCGAGGTCCGTCCCTCCCGCAGCACCACGCTCGGCCTGCGCTGGCTCATCCAGTACAGCCGCGCCCGCCGCGAGAAGACGATGACCGAGCGCCTCATGAACGAGCTCCTGGACGCCAGCAACGGCCTCGGTGCCGCCGTGAAGCGTCGCGAGGACACCCACAAGATGGCCGAGTCGAACAAGGCCTTCGCGCACTACCGCTGGTGA
- the rpsL gene encoding 30S ribosomal protein S12: MPTINQLVRKGREDKVEKTKTPALKSSPQRRGVCTRVYTTTPKKPNSALRKVARVRLTSGVEVTAYIPGVGHNLQEHSMVLVRGGRVKDLPGVRYKIIRGSLDTQGVRGRKQARSKYGAKKEKS, from the coding sequence ATGCCCACGATCAACCAGCTGGTCCGCAAGGGCCGCGAGGACAAGGTCGAGAAGACCAAGACCCCGGCGTTGAAGAGCTCTCCTCAACGCCGCGGGGTGTGCACCCGCGTGTACACGACGACGCCGAAGAAGCCGAACTCGGCGCTGCGCAAGGTCGCTCGTGTCCGGCTCACCAGTGGTGTCGAGGTGACCGCCTACATCCCGGGCGTCGGCCACAACCTGCAGGAGCACTCGATGGTGCTCGTGCGCGGCGGCCGTGTGAAGGACCTCCCCGGCGTTCGCTACAAGATCATCCGCGGCTCGCTGGACACCCAGGGCGTCCGTGGCCGCAAGCAGGCGCGCAGCAAGTACGGCGCGAAGAAGGAGAAGAGCTAA
- a CDS encoding S1 family peptidase, which yields MLPDSARELKARLSQRLSGVLPGEVVASSLGGATRWSGVALGLRPVGPDQVHLAIRLIDQRDADVVLAGLDEAAREEVDVRVIGPVRLLSSPDSFSPAALQRRERPLRPGQSVSHRDVTAGTLGGFVRRPGTDGLLVLSNSHVLADSGAGDLGDPVLQPGVADGGRPGDRVGTLAGFLPFSDEPGNLVDAAVATLDAGVAADPTAYPGGALLARVTAPEEVDPDEVVEKVGRTTGHTRGRITAVEVDGVGVQYDDGVHTFDDQVEVEGLTGGFSAGGDSGSVIWRSRDRAPLGLLFAGSAVGGSAGGGVTFANPLATVLQRLGVDWVAG from the coding sequence GTGCTCCCCGACTCCGCCCGCGAACTCAAGGCACGGCTGTCCCAGCGCCTCAGCGGCGTGCTGCCCGGCGAGGTGGTCGCCAGCTCCCTCGGGGGCGCGACGCGCTGGAGCGGCGTCGCCCTCGGCCTGCGCCCGGTGGGCCCCGACCAGGTGCACCTGGCGATCCGGCTGATCGACCAGCGGGACGCCGACGTCGTCCTCGCCGGGCTGGACGAGGCGGCCCGCGAGGAGGTCGACGTCCGGGTCATCGGCCCGGTGCGGCTGCTCTCCTCCCCCGATTCGTTCTCGCCCGCGGCGCTGCAGCGACGGGAACGGCCGCTGCGGCCGGGGCAGTCGGTCAGCCACCGGGACGTCACCGCCGGCACCCTGGGCGGCTTCGTCCGGCGTCCGGGCACCGACGGGCTGCTGGTGCTCAGCAACAGCCACGTGCTGGCCGACAGCGGCGCCGGCGACCTCGGCGACCCGGTCCTGCAGCCCGGGGTGGCCGACGGTGGCCGGCCGGGCGACCGGGTGGGGACGCTCGCGGGCTTCCTGCCCTTCAGCGACGAGCCCGGCAACTTGGTCGACGCGGCCGTCGCCACGCTGGACGCCGGCGTGGCCGCCGATCCCACCGCCTACCCCGGCGGCGCCCTGCTGGCCCGGGTGACCGCACCCGAGGAGGTCGACCCCGACGAGGTCGTCGAGAAGGTCGGTCGCACCACCGGGCACACGCGCGGGCGCATCACCGCCGTGGAGGTCGACGGGGTCGGCGTGCAGTACGACGACGGGGTGCACACCTTCGACGACCAGGTGGAGGTGGAGGGGCTCACCGGTGGCTTCAGCGCCGGCGGGGACAGCGGCTCGGTCATCTGGCGCAGCCGCGACCGCGCGCCGCTGGGACTGCTGTTCGCGGGCTCGGCGGTGGGCGGCAGCGCCGGGGGCGGTGTCACCTTCGCCAACCCGCTGGCGACCGTGCTGCAGCGCCTGGGGGTGGACTGGGTCGCCGGCTGA
- a CDS encoding LLM class F420-dependent oxidoreductase — MRIGIQASYAGDFSQTAEEVRDLESAGLDVVSVAEVYTFDAVSQLGYLAAVTDRVELMSGILPIYSRTPALMAMTAAGLDHVSGGRFTLGLGASGPQVVEGWHGLPYDAPLQRTREIVEICRQVWRRERLVHQGPKYTVPLPADQGTGLGKPLKLINTPVRERVPVLLAALGPKNVELAAEIAEGWEPILFHPERAADVWGAALAAGRARRDPALGDLDVVVGVPVAVGEDVDHLVDAVRPGIALYVGGMGAKGRNFYNDLARRYGYDAEAETIQDLYLAGRTAEAAAAVPEELVRATSLIGPESHVAERLAAFAEAGVTTLVLQPLDDSRAGRLRTVETMRRLAG; from the coding sequence ATGCGGATCGGGATCCAGGCCAGCTACGCCGGGGACTTCAGCCAGACGGCGGAGGAGGTCCGCGACCTCGAGTCCGCCGGGCTCGACGTCGTCAGCGTCGCGGAGGTCTACACGTTCGACGCGGTGAGCCAGCTGGGCTACCTGGCCGCGGTGACCGACCGCGTGGAGCTGATGAGCGGCATCCTGCCGATCTACAGCCGGACCCCGGCCCTGATGGCGATGACCGCCGCCGGCCTGGACCACGTCTCCGGCGGCCGTTTCACGCTGGGGCTCGGCGCCTCGGGTCCCCAGGTGGTCGAGGGCTGGCACGGTCTCCCGTACGACGCACCGCTGCAGCGCACCCGCGAGATCGTCGAGATCTGCCGCCAGGTGTGGCGGCGCGAGCGCCTGGTCCACCAGGGCCCGAAGTACACCGTGCCCCTCCCGGCCGACCAGGGCACCGGACTGGGCAAGCCGCTGAAGCTGATCAACACCCCCGTGCGCGAGCGCGTGCCGGTGCTGCTGGCGGCCCTGGGCCCGAAGAACGTCGAGCTGGCCGCGGAGATCGCCGAGGGCTGGGAACCGATCCTCTTCCACCCCGAGCGCGCGGCCGACGTCTGGGGCGCCGCACTGGCGGCCGGACGGGCCCGGCGTGACCCGGCGCTCGGCGACCTCGACGTCGTCGTCGGGGTCCCGGTGGCCGTGGGCGAGGACGTCGACCACCTCGTCGACGCGGTGCGCCCCGGGATCGCGCTCTACGTCGGCGGCATGGGCGCCAAGGGCCGCAACTTCTACAACGACCTGGCCCGCCGCTACGGCTATGACGCCGAGGCGGAGACCATCCAGGACCTCTACCTGGCCGGACGGACGGCGGAGGCGGCCGCCGCCGTGCCGGAGGAGCTGGTGCGGGCGACGTCGCTCATCGGCCCGGAGTCCCACGTCGCCGAGCGCCTCGCCGCCTTCGCCGAGGCCGGGGTGACCACGCTGGTGCTCCAGCCACTCGACGACAGCCGGGCAGGCCGCCTGCGCACCGTCGAGACCATGCGCCGCCTGGCGGGCTGA